From the uncultured Trichococcus sp. genome, one window contains:
- the scpB gene encoding SMC-Scp complex subunit ScpB produces the protein MNKKGALESLLFVAGDDGLSMDEITSLLEITTLEAQNLLAEMRTSHNDNIHSGLTLIETRKRYQLATKKEYAELIKMYAVSPFATHLSQAALETLAIIAYKQPLTRMEIDQIRGVQSAGLVQRLLLRGLIKEIGRSETPGRPIIYGTTDYFMNYFGLTTIEDLPNVEELFQMQDNESFDLFDFPADEDTDNQLAFFKTDSIIPE, from the coding sequence ATGAATAAAAAAGGGGCACTGGAAAGTCTGCTGTTTGTGGCAGGGGATGATGGCTTGAGTATGGATGAGATCACCTCTTTATTGGAGATCACCACATTGGAAGCCCAAAATTTATTGGCCGAAATGCGGACGAGTCATAATGACAACATCCACTCCGGGTTGACGCTTATCGAAACCCGCAAAAGATACCAACTCGCCACAAAAAAAGAGTATGCAGAACTCATCAAAATGTACGCTGTTTCGCCATTCGCGACCCACTTATCGCAAGCTGCCCTAGAGACGCTGGCGATCATCGCATACAAGCAACCATTGACGCGGATGGAAATCGATCAGATTCGCGGTGTGCAGTCAGCAGGGCTGGTCCAAAGACTGTTGCTGAGAGGGTTGATAAAGGAAATCGGACGTTCCGAAACGCCGGGAAGACCGATCATTTACGGCACAACCGATTATTTCATGAATTATTTCGGATTGACCACAATTGAGGATCTTCCCAACGTGGAGGAATTATTCCAAATGCAGGATAATGAATCCTTCGACCTTTTTGATTTTCCTGCGGACGAAGATACAGATAACCAACTTGCTTTTTTTAAGACAGATTCCATCATACCGGAATAG
- a CDS encoding GNAT family N-acetyltransferase, which produces MTDLKNVARLKPEMESYIENVDRKLFLWKDEETDNIVALIGVEIDEAMVLVRHIAVSPSFRKEGIVHQLLDGLQQHYPTSAINGTLETAPFIAKWNQKQLNQCDEETSGSL; this is translated from the coding sequence GTGACAGATCTAAAAAATGTAGCGAGGCTGAAGCCGGAAATGGAAAGCTACATCGAAAATGTCGATAGGAAACTATTCTTGTGGAAAGATGAAGAGACAGATAACATCGTTGCGCTGATAGGTGTGGAAATAGATGAAGCGATGGTGCTGGTTCGTCATATCGCTGTCTCGCCTTCCTTCCGGAAAGAAGGCATTGTCCATCAGTTGCTGGACGGCTTGCAGCAACACTATCCCACAAGCGCAATCAACGGGACGCTGGAAACCGCGCCTTTCATCGCCAAATGGAACCAGAAGCAACTGAACCAATGCGATGAGGAAACGAGTGGATCATTGTGA
- a CDS encoding ferredoxin, with protein sequence MYYTKVNQDSCIACGLCQIISPDLFDYTSEGIAFTKMDLNAGNVPVPAERFEAFLDAYRKCPTGAILRSNRPFPPGEQ encoded by the coding sequence ATGTATTATACCAAAGTAAACCAGGATAGCTGCATCGCTTGTGGACTTTGTCAAATAATTTCACCGGATCTCTTTGATTACACTTCCGAAGGGATAGCTTTCACCAAGATGGATTTGAATGCGGGAAACGTGCCGGTACCCGCCGAACGCTTTGAGGCCTTTTTGGATGCCTACCGTAAATGCCCAACCGGCGCCATCTTGCGTTCCAATCGGCCATTCCCTCCAGGTGAGCAGTGA
- the xerD gene encoding site-specific tyrosine recombinase XerD, producing the protein MEEEINAYGRYLRIERGLSDNTIISYQRDLRKYSLFLEKNEIHAFGDVTKPDVLLYLQYLNEEKLATASIGRMITSLRKFHQYLKQEGLIANDPMVTIQMPKKQQKLPKVLSMDEIERLMASPDVKTVLGLRDRAILELLYATGLRVSELINITMSEIHLDIGFIQTIGKGDKERIVPLGEEAAFWISEYLSDSRPALAHGRKETAFLFLNFHGNGFTRQGIWKNLKQTVRDAGIQKNVSPHMLRHSFATHILENGADLRIVQELLGHADISTTQIYTHITTERMAEIYQKYHPRA; encoded by the coding sequence ATGGAAGAAGAAATCAATGCATACGGGCGTTATTTGAGGATCGAGAGAGGGTTGTCGGATAACACAATCATCAGTTACCAAAGGGACCTCAGAAAATACAGCCTTTTTTTGGAAAAGAATGAAATTCATGCATTCGGGGATGTCACCAAACCGGATGTCCTTTTATATCTTCAATATTTGAATGAGGAAAAATTAGCGACAGCCTCGATCGGAAGGATGATCACCAGTCTTAGGAAATTCCATCAATACCTAAAGCAAGAAGGATTGATCGCGAATGATCCGATGGTCACCATCCAAATGCCGAAAAAGCAGCAAAAGTTGCCGAAAGTGCTCTCGATGGACGAAATCGAACGCTTGATGGCTTCGCCGGATGTCAAAACCGTCCTTGGCTTGCGGGACCGCGCCATATTGGAACTGCTGTACGCTACCGGTCTTCGCGTCAGTGAACTCATCAACATTACGATGAGCGAAATCCATTTGGATATCGGGTTCATCCAAACAATCGGGAAGGGCGACAAAGAAAGAATCGTGCCGTTGGGGGAGGAAGCCGCCTTCTGGATTTCGGAATACTTGTCGGATAGTCGTCCGGCTTTGGCGCATGGGAGGAAAGAAACAGCCTTCCTGTTCCTGAATTTCCATGGCAATGGCTTCACCCGCCAAGGGATCTGGAAAAATCTGAAGCAAACCGTGCGGGATGCCGGCATCCAAAAAAATGTATCGCCGCACATGCTGCGCCATTCTTTTGCGACGCATATCCTTGAAAATGGGGCGGATCTGCGGATCGTGCAGGAACTGTTGGGGCATGCCGATATTTCCACAACCCAGATTTATACGCACATCACGACAGAAAGAATGGCAGAAATCTATCAAAAGTATCATCCTCGTGCTTGA
- a CDS encoding ATP-binding protein, producing the protein MRRTSIFLKSWVLLTFLTVAIMTLMYIGHAIISVNSIEDTYNKLLQEKITAYKDTIMSDPEAYLTQAYTAQSLDPELSYYIKMGDQSRFVVQNPDLKGQSVLLLENILADDQVLDAIDSNADDFSRITIEDEENNPLLLMVFVHSFELQGQSGMLVIGYELNEFQAYDLNAKSITLLLLTVYLMGTIIYYQHLIRNVAEPLEVMTDIAFKYSRNDFSKRITFESYDEISGLGTAMNKLGKTLQATTLMNREERELLNHLFDSLPTGILYFDQNFHLKLVNGPGQEFLDFWRRADPDAEARAIPHQFKEMVEHAFNTTAGTEADLSWSQRHYNVKVTPVIQTDLQKTAGVLIVLQDITNERQLDIIRGDFITNVSHDLRTPLQMIKGYSEAIIDNIAESNDEKIEMAQIILDETTEMNKMVNNLLDLSRMQAGYIDLNRQTVDLAAFFDHLTGRFENSFKEAAIQFTYELADGIKTYPFDEEKMNQVFYNLIDNAVRYSAEIGTRRQKFIHITVRLDDMLDKVVFEISDNGIGIQAESLPFIFERFYKNDKSRTYSKQKGTGIGLSIVKTIVEAHNGEIEVHSEPGVGTTFLVRFPLHAA; encoded by the coding sequence ATGAGAAGGACGAGCATATTCCTCAAATCATGGGTCCTATTGACTTTTTTGACTGTAGCCATCATGACTTTGATGTATATCGGCCACGCGATCATCAGTGTGAACTCGATCGAAGATACCTATAATAAGCTGCTGCAAGAGAAAATCACCGCATACAAGGATACGATTATGAGCGACCCTGAAGCTTATCTCACGCAAGCGTATACTGCACAGTCGTTGGATCCGGAATTGTCCTACTACATCAAAATGGGCGATCAGAGCCGTTTTGTCGTACAAAATCCGGATCTGAAAGGGCAGTCCGTATTGCTTCTGGAGAACATTTTGGCGGATGATCAAGTTCTGGATGCAATCGACAGTAACGCGGATGATTTCAGCAGGATCACCATTGAAGACGAGGAAAACAATCCTTTGCTTTTGATGGTTTTTGTTCACTCTTTTGAATTGCAAGGACAATCCGGAATGCTCGTCATCGGTTACGAACTGAATGAATTCCAGGCTTATGATCTGAACGCAAAAAGCATCACGTTGTTGTTGTTGACCGTTTATCTTATGGGGACGATCATCTATTATCAGCATCTCATCAGGAATGTTGCTGAACCGTTGGAGGTTATGACGGATATCGCCTTCAAATACTCACGGAATGATTTCTCCAAGCGGATCACGTTCGAATCCTACGACGAGATATCCGGATTGGGTACCGCCATGAATAAGCTGGGAAAGACCCTCCAAGCCACGACGTTGATGAACAGGGAAGAGCGCGAACTGTTGAATCATCTGTTCGACTCCTTGCCGACAGGGATCCTTTATTTTGACCAAAACTTTCACTTGAAATTAGTCAACGGACCAGGCCAAGAATTTTTGGATTTTTGGCGAAGGGCGGATCCGGATGCGGAAGCTAGGGCGATACCGCATCAGTTCAAGGAAATGGTCGAGCACGCCTTCAACACAACAGCCGGGACAGAAGCGGATCTCAGTTGGTCTCAGCGGCACTATAATGTAAAAGTGACTCCGGTCATCCAGACCGATCTGCAAAAAACTGCCGGCGTCCTGATTGTGCTGCAGGACATAACGAACGAACGGCAGTTGGATATCATCCGTGGTGATTTCATCACGAATGTATCCCATGATTTGCGGACGCCGTTGCAGATGATCAAAGGCTACAGCGAAGCCATCATCGACAATATCGCTGAAAGCAATGACGAGAAAATTGAAATGGCCCAAATCATTTTGGATGAAACGACCGAGATGAACAAAATGGTGAACAACCTTCTGGATCTGTCGCGCATGCAAGCGGGCTACATTGACTTGAATCGGCAAACCGTCGATCTCGCGGCTTTCTTCGACCATTTGACAGGCAGGTTCGAGAACAGTTTCAAAGAAGCGGCCATCCAATTCACTTATGAACTGGCTGATGGCATCAAAACCTATCCCTTCGACGAAGAGAAAATGAATCAGGTATTTTACAATCTGATCGATAATGCGGTACGTTATTCAGCCGAAATCGGTACGCGCAGGCAAAAATTCATCCATATCACCGTCCGTTTGGATGATATGTTGGATAAGGTTGTCTTTGAAATCAGCGATAATGGCATCGGCATCCAGGCGGAAAGTTTGCCGTTCATTTTCGAGCGTTTTTACAAAAACGATAAATCGCGGACCTATTCGAAACAAAAAGGGACCGGCATCGGGCTTTCGATCGTGAAGACAATCGTGGAAGCGCACAACGGGGAAATTGAAGTCCATAGCGAACCAGGTGTAGGGACGACTTTTTTGGTCCGTTTTCCATTGCACGCGGCTTGA
- the deoB gene encoding phosphopentomutase translates to MKFNRIHLIVLDSVGIGEAPDADKFGDVGSDTLGHIAEVAGLKIPNLEKLGLGNIRELSGVKPDSASLGYYTKLEEQSVGKDTMTGHWEIMGLNIQSPFRVFPEGFPQELIRKIENHTGRKIIGNKPASGTEILDEFGEHQMKTGDLIVYTSADPVLQIAAHEDVIPLEELYAICEYVREITLEDPYMIGRIIARPYIGTPGHFTRTSNRHDYALNPFGQTTLDYLKEAGYDVIAVGKINDIYNGQGITEYVRTKSNMDGVDQLLTVMEKDFRGLSFLNLVDFDALFGHRRDVKGYAKAIEDFDARIPELLAALEDDDLLLITADHGNDPTFPGTDHTREYVPLLAYSKKMAGRGKIDQGKFADIGATVSDNFRVAATENGRSFLDELD, encoded by the coding sequence ATGAAATTTAATCGCATCCATTTGATCGTGTTGGATTCAGTCGGCATAGGCGAAGCGCCAGATGCCGACAAGTTCGGCGATGTCGGGTCGGATACGCTGGGACACATCGCTGAAGTCGCCGGGTTGAAAATTCCTAATCTGGAAAAGTTGGGGTTGGGAAACATACGTGAACTGAGCGGCGTGAAGCCCGACAGCGCGTCCCTTGGCTACTACACAAAACTAGAGGAACAATCCGTCGGTAAAGATACGATGACAGGCCATTGGGAAATCATGGGGCTGAACATCCAGTCACCATTCCGCGTATTTCCTGAGGGATTCCCGCAAGAATTGATCCGGAAAATTGAAAACCATACAGGCCGGAAAATCATCGGGAACAAGCCGGCCAGCGGGACGGAAATCCTGGATGAGTTCGGTGAGCACCAAATGAAGACAGGTGACCTGATCGTCTACACCTCGGCGGATCCGGTGCTGCAGATTGCCGCACACGAAGATGTCATTCCGCTTGAGGAATTGTACGCAATCTGCGAATATGTCAGAGAGATCACATTGGAGGATCCCTACATGATCGGGCGGATCATCGCCAGACCGTATATCGGCACTCCAGGCCATTTTACCCGCACAAGCAACCGGCACGATTACGCCTTGAATCCATTCGGGCAAACGACGCTGGACTATTTGAAGGAAGCAGGCTACGATGTCATCGCAGTCGGCAAGATCAATGATATCTACAACGGCCAAGGCATCACGGAATATGTGCGCACGAAAAGCAATATGGACGGCGTCGATCAGTTGCTGACTGTCATGGAAAAAGATTTTCGGGGCCTGAGTTTCCTTAACTTGGTCGACTTCGATGCCCTGTTCGGACACCGTAGGGATGTGAAAGGGTACGCCAAGGCAATCGAAGACTTCGATGCGCGTATTCCCGAGCTATTGGCTGCTTTGGAGGACGATGATTTGCTGTTGATCACTGCAGATCATGGGAATGATCCAACGTTCCCGGGGACAGATCATACGCGCGAATATGTTCCGTTATTGGCTTATTCGAAAAAAATGGCAGGCCGCGGCAAGATCGATCAAGGCAAGTTTGCGGACATCGGCGCGACCGTATCCGATAATTTTCGGGTGGCCGCCACTGAAAACGGCCGCAGCTTTTTGGATGAATTGGACTAG
- a CDS encoding pseudouridine synthase yields the protein MERLQKVIAHAGIASRRKAEELITSGAVSVNGNKVTELGVKVSKNDRVEVNGLPIYREQPVYYLFYKPKNTLSSVKDDKDRTVVTDFFNVKERIYPIGRLDYDTTGLLLLTNDGEFANLLTHPKYHIDKTYVAKVGCIPTRSDLNKLENGIVIDGKKTAKARAKLISANSQKNTAIIELTIHEGWNHQVKKMFEKIGCPVEKLKRESFGFLTLGDLKPGQHRELKAFEIDKLKNMALANEKASKR from the coding sequence ATGGAAAGATTACAGAAAGTTATTGCTCATGCAGGAATAGCGTCACGGCGAAAAGCCGAAGAACTGATCACTTCTGGTGCAGTCAGCGTAAACGGAAACAAGGTAACGGAATTAGGAGTCAAAGTGTCAAAAAATGACAGAGTGGAAGTGAATGGCTTACCGATCTATCGTGAACAGCCGGTTTACTACTTGTTCTACAAGCCAAAGAACACCCTCTCGTCTGTGAAAGATGATAAAGATCGGACTGTCGTCACTGATTTCTTCAATGTGAAAGAGCGGATCTATCCGATCGGCAGATTGGACTATGATACGACCGGTCTGCTGCTTCTGACCAATGACGGTGAGTTTGCGAACCTGTTGACCCACCCAAAATACCACATCGACAAAACGTATGTCGCTAAGGTAGGGTGCATCCCTACGCGCTCCGATCTGAACAAATTGGAGAACGGAATCGTGATCGACGGCAAAAAAACAGCGAAAGCGCGCGCTAAGTTGATTTCTGCCAATTCCCAAAAAAATACGGCAATCATTGAATTGACCATCCATGAAGGGTGGAACCATCAAGTCAAAAAAATGTTCGAAAAAATTGGTTGTCCCGTCGAAAAACTGAAAAGGGAATCGTTCGGGTTCCTTACCCTCGGCGATCTGAAACCGGGGCAACACCGAGAGCTGAAGGCGTTTGAAATCGATAAGCTGAAGAATATGGCTCTTGCGAACGAAAAAGCATCAAAAAGGTAG
- a CDS encoding helix-turn-helix domain-containing protein, with protein sequence MKDLTYIEYLFLDCISTGRPIKEATLFYILIGKRTVSTMLQCRQYDLEAYFAVMPGMKPTVLKKGLDRLVSDGLVTGSDGEGHLLTESGRRTKTGFFSNHARFSLANQMEYSLVQGVLRRRLLFLIQILSEMLHKNKQYYPIEREAKEQIWMKRLLAQHSGEKASFARSCGEEWHTYLSRLPERDAGLFALQFEGNDHLRKTTGQMAGLFSLEEAEVRVLLHQIWLSLYAALENEPEKFPVLSSVMLMTINENGLASASAETTMRYFRRGHDLNEIISMRGLKQSTIQDHFAEIALIYPEFPAEQFMDQEKLQYLQQLVEQKTRVDYREIQKAFPEINFFESRLIQIKSEVAVKYG encoded by the coding sequence ATGAAAGATCTGACTTATATAGAGTATCTTTTTTTGGATTGCATTTCAACCGGGCGCCCCATCAAGGAAGCGACTCTTTTTTATATACTGATCGGCAAACGGACCGTGTCCACTATGCTTCAGTGCCGCCAATATGATCTGGAAGCCTATTTTGCTGTTATGCCTGGCATGAAACCGACAGTGTTGAAAAAAGGACTCGATCGTTTGGTTTCGGATGGCCTGGTCACCGGCAGCGATGGCGAAGGCCATCTTCTCACAGAATCGGGAAGAAGAACAAAAACTGGTTTCTTCAGCAATCATGCGCGTTTCTCCTTGGCAAACCAAATGGAATATTCCCTCGTTCAGGGCGTTTTGCGTCGTCGATTGCTGTTTCTGATCCAAATCCTTTCCGAAATGCTGCATAAAAATAAACAGTACTATCCCATTGAGAGGGAAGCGAAAGAACAGATTTGGATGAAGCGCTTATTGGCGCAGCATTCCGGAGAAAAAGCATCTTTTGCACGCAGTTGCGGAGAAGAATGGCATACGTACCTTTCGCGGCTGCCTGAGAGGGATGCAGGGCTCTTTGCGCTCCAATTTGAAGGCAATGACCATTTAAGGAAAACAACCGGGCAAATGGCTGGGCTGTTCTCTTTGGAGGAAGCCGAAGTGAGGGTACTGCTGCACCAAATTTGGCTGAGCTTGTATGCTGCATTAGAAAACGAACCGGAAAAATTTCCGGTCCTTTCTTCGGTCATGCTCATGACGATAAATGAAAATGGCTTGGCTTCCGCAAGCGCTGAAACGACGATGCGGTATTTCAGACGAGGACATGACCTAAACGAAATCATTTCGATGCGGGGGTTGAAACAGAGCACGATCCAAGATCACTTTGCCGAAATCGCACTGATTTATCCCGAATTCCCGGCTGAACAATTCATGGATCAGGAAAAATTGCAGTATCTGCAACAGCTCGTGGAACAAAAAACGCGTGTCGATTACAGGGAAATCCAAAAAGCATTTCCCGAAATCAACTTTTTCGAGTCCCGTTTGATACAAATAAAAAGCGAGGTTGCTGTTAAATATGGATGA
- a CDS encoding ECF transporter S component, with product MQQNKTKRLVGISLFGALAFVLMFIAFPVIPAFSYLKIDFSDLPILLSFFLYGPAGGIISAVIRSVLHYIQTGGDMGYPIGDFASLLATLSYTLPVYYLLKKAKTKAGVILALLTGTLVLTVVLSVANWFIITPLYMHLLNFEMGSVKELVLAGILPFNIIKGLVVSAAILLVMPKLKPWLAHNKVPFAQ from the coding sequence ATGCAACAAAACAAAACAAAAAGATTGGTCGGCATTTCACTATTTGGGGCACTGGCATTTGTGCTTATGTTCATCGCTTTCCCGGTAATTCCAGCATTTTCTTATCTGAAGATCGACTTCAGCGATTTGCCGATTTTGCTATCGTTTTTCCTTTACGGACCAGCCGGCGGGATCATTTCCGCTGTCATCCGATCCGTTTTGCACTATATTCAAACAGGCGGGGACATGGGCTATCCGATCGGGGACTTCGCTAGTCTGCTGGCGACGCTCTCTTACACATTGCCTGTCTATTACCTATTGAAAAAAGCAAAGACGAAAGCAGGCGTCATCTTGGCCTTGTTGACGGGCACTTTGGTGTTGACTGTTGTCTTATCGGTAGCCAATTGGTTCATCATCACCCCTTTATATATGCATCTGTTGAACTTTGAGATGGGTTCCGTCAAAGAATTGGTATTGGCTGGCATCCTGCCTTTCAATATCATCAAAGGCCTTGTCGTCAGTGCGGCCATCCTATTGGTGATGCCGAAGTTGAAGCCTTGGTTGGCTCACAATAAAGTGCCGTTTGCTCAGTAA
- a CDS encoding response regulator transcription factor, with protein sequence MTNSSGKILIVDDEERIRRLLKLYLEKDGYETAEAEDGTTAVEMILNNHYDLVLLDIMLPGMTGIEVAKIVRKEKEIPIMMITARGEENNRVEGFLSGADDYIVKPFSPREVMLRVAAILKRTKPSESESSTIEYPMLKIFPDARKVLVDEVAINLTPKEFELLLYLSKSPEKIFTREVLLKEVWKYEFFGDLRTVDTHVKRLREKLLKQSKPVSKMIVTVWGMGYKFSPNDDQAADDKQ encoded by the coding sequence ATGACAAATTCCAGCGGGAAAATATTGATTGTGGATGACGAAGAGCGCATCCGTAGATTGCTGAAACTCTATCTGGAAAAGGATGGCTACGAAACAGCCGAGGCAGAGGATGGAACAACAGCGGTAGAGATGATCCTGAATAACCATTACGATTTGGTGTTGTTGGATATCATGCTTCCTGGAATGACCGGCATTGAAGTAGCCAAAATTGTCCGCAAGGAAAAAGAAATACCGATCATGATGATCACTGCCCGCGGCGAAGAGAACAATCGCGTAGAAGGCTTCTTGTCCGGAGCGGACGACTACATCGTGAAGCCGTTCAGTCCAAGGGAAGTCATGTTACGGGTCGCAGCCATCCTGAAGCGGACGAAACCTTCGGAATCGGAATCGAGCACAATCGAATATCCGATGCTGAAGATTTTTCCGGATGCCCGAAAAGTATTGGTTGACGAGGTGGCCATCAATTTGACGCCCAAAGAATTTGAGTTGCTGCTTTACCTTTCAAAGTCGCCGGAGAAAATTTTCACGAGGGAAGTTCTATTGAAAGAAGTCTGGAAATACGAATTTTTCGGCGATCTGCGCACGGTCGACACGCACGTCAAGCGGTTGCGTGAAAAACTGCTGAAGCAATCGAAACCTGTTTCAAAAATGATAGTGACCGTTTGGGGGATGGGTTATAAATTTTCCCCGAATGATGACCAAGCAGCAGACGATAAACAATGA
- a CDS encoding segregation/condensation protein A: protein MSEQNELTLILPDFEGPLDLLLHLIKELKVDIFDIPIAEVTFQYLRYLDTMQEMKLDVAGDYLLMAATLLEIKSRMLLPKKEVTFEEEFYEEGEDPRESLIQQLVEYKQFQEAAKALKTMEQERGLYFTKPATDLEELQQAIPLAPGEVSAADLIAALQKMYQKLQKKKPLQARMEQEQYTVDQTMTWIMEKLENLPDDADPRLPFTAFFEVQTKSQIVNTFLAMLELVKERKINFFQEATYGDIFLIRNMGVLANE from the coding sequence GTGAGCGAACAAAATGAACTCACCCTCATATTGCCGGATTTTGAGGGGCCGTTGGATCTCCTCCTGCACTTGATCAAAGAGCTGAAAGTCGACATTTTCGATATTCCGATTGCGGAAGTGACTTTTCAATATCTGCGTTACTTGGACACGATGCAGGAGATGAAATTGGATGTTGCCGGCGATTATTTGCTGATGGCTGCGACGCTGTTGGAAATAAAGAGCCGCATGTTGCTTCCCAAAAAAGAAGTGACCTTCGAAGAGGAATTCTACGAAGAGGGTGAGGATCCAAGGGAAAGCTTGATTCAGCAGCTGGTGGAATACAAGCAATTCCAGGAAGCCGCCAAGGCATTGAAAACCATGGAACAGGAGCGAGGATTGTATTTCACCAAGCCGGCAACGGATTTGGAGGAACTTCAACAAGCGATCCCGCTGGCCCCAGGTGAAGTTTCTGCGGCAGATCTGATTGCTGCCCTTCAGAAGATGTACCAGAAACTGCAGAAAAAGAAGCCGCTTCAGGCCAGAATGGAACAGGAGCAATATACGGTGGATCAGACGATGACTTGGATCATGGAGAAGTTGGAGAACCTGCCGGATGACGCTGACCCTCGGCTTCCTTTTACGGCTTTCTTTGAAGTGCAGACCAAATCGCAGATAGTGAATACGTTTTTGGCGATGCTGGAATTGGTCAAAGAAAGAAAAATCAATTTTTTTCAAGAGGCTACATACGGAGATATTTTTTTAATACGCAACATGGGAGTTTTAGCAAATGAATAA
- a CDS encoding purine-nucleoside phosphorylase, with the protein MTNDQNNVRIAAEFLEEKGLSEPEFGLILGSGLGELADEITDAIAIPYEEIPYFPSSTVEGHKGQLVYGNLSGKKVIAMQGRFHFYEGYGLEAVTFPIRVMKHLGIHSLALTNAAGGISYAFTPGDLMLITDHINLTGQNPLIGPNDPEQGPRFTDMSQAYDADYQEKIKQVASEMGLDLKEGVYLGLTGPTYETPAEIRMCRVLGADAVGMSTVPEAIVARHAGLRIFGVSCITNLASGMQATLNHEEVVETTTRVKETFKALVKNVLAAL; encoded by the coding sequence ATGACAAATGATCAAAACAATGTGCGGATAGCCGCCGAATTTTTGGAAGAAAAAGGTTTATCGGAACCTGAATTCGGGTTGATTTTGGGTTCGGGATTGGGCGAATTGGCTGATGAGATAACGGACGCAATTGCGATCCCCTATGAGGAAATCCCTTATTTCCCTTCATCGACAGTTGAAGGCCACAAAGGCCAACTTGTATACGGAAACCTGAGCGGAAAAAAAGTCATCGCCATGCAAGGCCGCTTTCATTTTTATGAGGGCTACGGGCTTGAAGCGGTCACTTTTCCGATCAGGGTAATGAAGCATCTGGGCATCCATTCCTTGGCGCTGACAAATGCGGCAGGAGGCATCAGCTATGCCTTCACGCCCGGGGATCTGATGCTGATCACGGACCACATCAATCTGACGGGACAGAATCCCTTGATCGGTCCGAATGATCCCGAGCAAGGGCCGCGTTTTACGGATATGAGCCAAGCCTACGATGCCGATTATCAAGAGAAAATAAAACAAGTCGCTTCAGAGATGGGGTTGGATCTGAAGGAAGGCGTTTATCTCGGGTTGACAGGCCCGACTTATGAAACGCCAGCGGAAATCCGTATGTGCCGGGTGCTGGGTGCAGACGCTGTCGGCATGTCCACAGTGCCGGAAGCCATAGTAGCGCGTCATGCAGGTTTGCGCATTTTCGGTGTTTCCTGTATAACTAATTTAGCATCAGGCATGCAAGCAACCCTAAATCATGAAGAAGTCGTCGAAACGACTACCCGAGTCAAAGAGACGTTCAAGGCCTTAGTGAAGAATGTATTGGCTGCCCTGTAA